The Amycolatopsis coloradensis sequence CCGGGGGCCGGGCACTATCCACACACCGAAGACATGGAAACCGTCGCTCCGGTGGTGATCGACTTTCTCCGCACTGTGGCGCCGGCCAGGTCCTGAACCTCACCACGGAGGGCTTCAGCGATCCGTGGGCGCTTGAGAGGTGGATCGCTGGGTGCCGTCGTCCGCAACCGGGTTGGGAACCAGACCACGGAAGGCAACCTGAAGGCCGGCCTGAAATCGGGTGCGGGCACCCAGTGATTCGATCAAGGAGACCAGTCTGCGCTGGAACGTGCGGTAGGACAACCCGAGTTGCCGCGCGATGGCCTGGTCGGGAAGGCCGGCTGTCAGCAAACCGATGAGACGGAGATCTTCGGCGCTGATCGAGTCCGCGGACATGCCCCCCCGCTCCGCTGCCGACAGCGGAGCGGCCGATCGCCATAGCACCTCGAATAACGCACCGAGCGCGTCCAGCAGAGCCGAGGGATGAACGATGACGACACTCTCGACCATTGTCGGATCCGACTGAAGTGGCAGCATGGCACGGCGGTTATCCGACAAGATCAGTTTGACCGGCGCTTCGGGAAGCACCCTCGCCTGCTCTCCTCGCGCGATCGCAGGTTCGACCTCGGTCTGCAAACTACGTGTCGCCAGTCCGGCCGTGTCATAGAGCGCACGGAAAACGACGCCCCGTTCCAGCATCTGTGCCTCGACCGGAGCGAGAACCTTGGGCGCCACCACGTATGGATGCTTGTCGATAAAGCGAATCTCATTGCTGGTACCGCGGAGAAACTGTTCGACCCGCAGAGCGACCGCGTCCGCACCGGTGACGACCTCGACCAGTTCGGAGGGCTCCCAGCCGGCAGCGGTGCGGAGATTGCGAGCCGAGAGTTGCTCGGCATAGATCCGCGCACGCTTGATCCGCTCCTGTTGCTCGAGGAGCAGAACTTCAAGTGTGGCATCGGGAGCCGGTGTCATGAACGCCGGCGGTCTGTTCTCGGTGCGGGCGACAAGACCGAGGGCTTCCAGCCTGTCCAACAGCCGCCGAAGCTGCTCCCCGCCGAGCCCGGTCTGATCACGGATATCCTCGAAAGTGACCGGCGGGCTGCCGACGAGGAACTCATATACGGTCTGTGCGGCAGCGTCCAAGCCTACGATCTCAAGCATGAGTCGATCCTCTCGCTTACCCCAGCTCGATCCGGCGACAAAACTGGCGGGAAGTCGAAAATGGCCAGAATACGCCACCGGTCGAGATTGACGGTTCGCGTGTTCATCCAGAATCATAAGACCTACGGCAACGCAGGGAGTGGTGACGGAATCGCCACTTGGGAGTGTGGAATAGTCGCTAGTGTACAGCGACTGAGGAGGGATGCCGGGTGGAACATGTGGAGCAGCACTGTTCCACTCGGCAC is a genomic window containing:
- a CDS encoding MarR family transcriptional regulator, with amino-acid sequence MLEIVGLDAAAQTVYEFLVGSPPVTFEDIRDQTGLGGEQLRRLLDRLEALGLVARTENRPPAFMTPAPDATLEVLLLEQQERIKRARIYAEQLSARNLRTAAGWEPSELVEVVTGADAVALRVEQFLRGTSNEIRFIDKHPYVVAPKVLAPVEAQMLERGVVFRALYDTAGLATRSLQTEVEPAIARGEQARVLPEAPVKLILSDNRRAMLPLQSDPTMVESVVIVHPSALLDALGALFEVLWRSAAPLSAAERGGMSADSISAEDLRLIGLLTAGLPDQAIARQLGLSYRTFQRRLVSLIESLGARTRFQAGLQVAFRGLVPNPVADDGTQRSTSQAPTDR